In the genome of Phragmites australis chromosome 9, lpPhrAust1.1, whole genome shotgun sequence, the window ttgatccttacgacgttatcccgagacaagccggatgacacgggacgggacccgtgcaattaataaccccacacctctctgccaaaacatggcagggactgacgatGAGCGCGGtgggagtagttggaggtgtcagTCCACGCaagctcattaaatgcggcatcgggcctttgactggttgacacctcattggtaggcccctcgggggtctttctgggtcgtcggggtaccgagtcctctggggtactgttcacatccccgagcactctctcccgagaatgcatTTCCTTATCCTCGgggtgccgagtgctcgggggtactgttcacctccccgagcactctctcccgagcactcttgcacagaccctcggggaaccgagtgctcgggggctgccgcacgcagccccgagcactctctcccgagcactcttgtatagatcctcggggaaccgagtgctcgggggccgccgcacgcaacccgagcactctctcccggaacttagttcttctgatcgtcgggggactagggtgctcgggggtcaccgtacacatccccgagcactttcttcccggtacgtggattccgtggatcatcggggaactggggtactcagggaccaccgactgtggccctgagcaccttctcccgggacttgaccttcTCTCATCTTacgagagacctcgcgggatgtcgccatgtggcggatggctggcctggcctcgggattcggggaccccggttcctgatacatcgaCAGGTCGTGTCCATCCTGTCTGTCCCGACAAATAGACAATCGTTTTCCCATAGATTAAAATCTAAGCTCGGATTGAGTTGAAACTGTGTGCAGATGAAGGGCAAAATTTGCTAAGATTTGAAAAACCTTAGATTCGTTTTTTTTTGTGGGGGACGTACTTGCCGCTTAAACCATCACAACCACGTTTCTttcattttattctctttctaattcttcttcctgattttattctttttattttctctaatcTTCCATAGCTCCCATTCAAAAGGAttcgtaaaagaaaaaaaagataatctcGTTCTGAAATAAATGATCTTAGAAATCTCTTCATGATAGAAACCGTAAAAGAAAATtattggagcgctgaagggaaaaaaatcccTTCGCGAAGGTATTCTCGTCTGTGAAGAGAATCCCTCGAGATGCCCTTAGCAATCCTCACGTGCAACTGAAGGCGATTGTATGCAGACTCAAATAAGGTACATCTTGGTTGCTAGTACGAAGATGATATAAGATGGTTTAACTGGATGGGTTGATACATATACGATGTTCGATTGGTTTTATAAGATAATATATGTTTCCATTTGATTGTATATAATATAACACCTCTTACTAGCTTGTTTTTAGTTGACTGAATATGTAGAGATATGATAATTTTCTCTCTATTCACGGTGAGTTTATTGTATAGAATATAACATCTCTTACCGActtatttttatttgactgAATATGTGGAGATATGATAACTTTCTCTCTACTCAGGATGAGTTTACCACTTGTCTCTACTTTGCTCCTAGCTTGATAAATACACAATATGTTAGCACAAATAAATGCACAATCTGTTAGCGCAAATAATTTTTACAGCAGACTGCACGCATCCTATATGATGCTCCCTCTAGTTCGAAATAAGTATTATTTTAGACATCAACATGATCTCCAAAATACAACTTTAACTATtactttttattataatatattgataaaacacAGCAAAAGTATACTATTACAAAAATACTTTTTGAGATAAATCTACTTGTGTCATTTTcagtatccaaactcaatacataaaaaagtaATTTATAACCAAATTTTAAAACAATTAACTACAAGCAACCTAAAACATACTTATATTAAACCGGAGAGTACCATTTGCTTTGCCCATTTCAGCTTTCTACAAAATCCACCATATAATATGTTGTGCTTTTGGTTTATTTTCAACATGGCTTCAGTCATTTGCCATTGATATCTTCTGGGAGTTAAATTATTAATGCTTATGATTTGGTGGTGAAAGAAACCATCCAATGTTGGAACTCAGAGAAAAGAATCACGAGGCACATGAAAAAGTTCAGTGGCCTTCTACAGGAATATACACATCATATGAGGAAATCAAGCATGGCGGCATGAACACATGAATAACATTGCAGGTTTAACAAATCGCTATCCTGATCAATGAAACAGAATTCACTTGCAGAGACCCATGTACATTTATCATACTGACTGCTAACAGCAGAATAGTAGTTCTGAACAGCACAAAGAAGATGTTAGCGTAATCTATTTATCGATATCAAATGTGAACTACTTATTTGAATTCATTTGCTGACTAATGAGTACAGATTCAATGCTAAAGCTCCCTGACCAGCAtctaaaatctgaaaaatagaGGTGTTTGCGTTTCAGCAAGGGCTATGGACTAGAACCAACAATGAACCTCGGACAACAAATGCAAACACATGCTTTGCCGATTTACCAGACAAGGCTGCTGCTAGTTTACCAGGAACAAAAACAAGCATATAGAGTACCTGAAAATACTAGCACGAAGAATTTCTCATGTGCCACACAACAGACTTATTCAGTAACTCGAGATATGCTGAGTTGAATTGTTAAGACAGACAATGTGTGTTCCTTGAAGAACTGAAACATGAATCAGAATGTAGAAACAGAGCACAGAGACCCCAAAAgaatgatggttggtgtcaggGAATGATAACCAATGCAGACACCAAATCTAAACAGCTGTTATATGCATATGCTtaatcctcctcctcatcctcgtggAAGCGCAGATGCCTCCCCTCCGGCACCGGCAGGCCCTTGCCTCAGCTGCATCCACCACGCCGTCCCTCTCGATCTCGTTGTCGCTGTTGTAGATGAACCGGGTGTACCTCCCCTCGAACTGCGGCAGCCCAGCCTTCTCCTCTTCGTCAAACACAGCCATCCTGCTCATCTCCTTGCACAGATCATCGAAGCAGTCATCACAACTGTAtccttccctctcctcttcGGTCGGATATGGTAGCTTTACCTCCCATGCAAAGGTCTGCCCAAAATTGACAAAGTGTGAACCAGATCAAGCAAAGTCTGTCAATTTATTAATGTTAATTAATGGCTGCATTGGGGCCTAACACACACTACGACTTGTGAAGCTCTCATGGAATATGCTTTCAACCAGAGATTCCAAGCTCTAAATTCACCTAGATTGACGCCGAGACCACTCCGAGCTCTCCAGAAATGGCCCAAATTGACGCCGTCGCGGACCAAGCAAGCAGACCAAGAAGAGGGGCAGGAACAGGACGAGCAATCGGACCAAGCAAGCAAGGTAGGTTAGGGTTCCTTACCGAGTGACGGAAGAAATTGATCCAAGGCCCGGACGGATCTCCAGTCCGAGCCGGTCTAGCAGAGTGGTCGTCGGAGAAGGTTCCATGAGGCCGACGGGGCGGAGAGACGGATGGATTGGAGACGGCCGAGGAGGAAGAGACCTCACCTCGCGAAtctggtggtggcggactactgctacggtggcggcggcctttTTTTCCCACGCCCTGCTCCCTTGGCCTATCCTCAAACTCAAACCCAACACTCCAAAATCTAACCCTCGCCTCCGCGATGTTAGTCGCCACCTAAGTTTCACCGATACGCGATACGTCGATACGGATACGGGTACGGCGATACGGCGATACGGTGATCGTCAAAAAATAAGGATACGCCGATACGGcgagtatatataaatatatatttatttttttcgaaaatGTATATAAAGAGTTGTCCTCAGCTTGTTGATTCCTGGAGGCACATACCCACCCATGTCGTGGGTTGCAACAAAATTGAATGCAGCTCGATAGTTTGGGTTTCTTGCCATGTTGAAAGGAATACCTACAAATCCAAAGAGACGAACCATGTTAGCAGCTAATAATCAAACTGTAATTAGAATTGGAACTTGAGACTTGAGAGTGAGAAAAAACAGTAGAGCGGCGAACCTCCAGTGTAGAACATTCTTGCAATAATAGCATCAGCCATTTGTCGAAGTTCAAGGTGGAAACTTTCCAGAATACatgtttgcttcttcttcttggatgcCTTCGTCGACAATGGGAGCTGCACCGGCATGGGAGCACTCCTCTGTGTGCTCGCTTCAGTCGTTGCTTTAGCTGCACCTTCTTCCCTACGAAATTGCTCAACCATCTCTGGTGTCGCAACAGAACATATTGATGTGACTTGGTTCGGCACCTTGAACAGATGTGCTCTCACTCTAGAATAACTCCCAGGGATAATGTGACCACAATATAGGCATTCAGATCTTGCATTACCACCGGAAGCACCATTCTTCTGAAGCACTTTAACATGCCTCCACAAAGGAGTTTTGCGCAATCTTTCTTCATCAACAACATTACTGTTACTAGCAGCAGCTTGCGCACTAGGGGATGCTGAGCTTTCACTTTCCATCTACAACGAAAAGCAAAACATGAAAAAGACTTAGGGTCTTGTCCACTGGAGATTGACGAACGGTGACTTCTGACCTGTTTACTTCCACCAAGAAGGAGAGGATCTAGAGGAATGAGAAGGCAAGGAACTCACCATGGCCAGCGATTTGGATCTCACGTGTTGACGGATTCGTGCTGTGGCGGCTTCGGCTCCAGGCCGCCGCGCTCACTCCCGGCGGCGTGCGTGCTCCCAGCGctgcaggagagagagaaacagagcTGGTGAGGTGTTTTAGGGTTGGAAGAGCAATGGGCCGATGTATTGGGCTTTGAAATGAGCTGTCTAGCCAAACGTATCGGCTGGAAGTATCGCGCCGTATCACAAACGTATCATGAATTattaaatttgtttttaaatagCAATTTGCTGATACTTTCCGATACCTGTATCGCGCCGTATCGCGCCGTATCGCCGTATCCCGCCGTATCAGATACGGGTACGGCGGCCTCCGTGACGTATCGGTGATACTTTGGTCGCCACCACCGCCCTGACCCCTCCGATGACCACCCGATGGCACCCCCGTCGTCCTACCCGGCCCCT includes:
- the LOC133927964 gene encoding uncharacterized protein LOC133927964; its protein translation is MMESESSASPSAQAAASNSNVVDEERLRKTPLWRHVKVLQKNGASGGNARSECLYCGHIIPGSYSRVRAHLFKVPNQVTSICSVATPEMVEQFRREEGAAKATTEASTQRSAPMPVQLPLSTKASKKKKQTCILESFHLELRQMADAIIARMFYTGGIPFNMTFAWEVKLPYPTEEEREGYSCDDCFDDLCKEMSRMAVFDEEEKAGLPQFEGRYTRFIYNSDNEIERDGVVDAAEARACRCRRGGICASTRMRRRIKHMHITAV